The genomic region GTTCAGGAGGCCCCAACTTAGCTTACCTCCTTCAGCTTCTCAAAGTAGGAGGCATCCTTTCTTCTGCATATTCCACTGTCTGACCTTCACTAACCCTggaatagttttctattttaggaTCCATGTTTCAGAGCTCAGCTGCTTAAATAAAGCTGCATTTCCCCTTTATTATCATCCTTATTGTTTTGAGGTGATTTctcagaggaggagaggaagtaaTGATTCTCACAACACTAATGCTAGAGTTTTGGCCTATCCTTATAAATAATCTCTAGGGTCATTGACAAGACTTACACTCTCCGATCCTATTACCAAgctattcaacaataaaaactgCTGAAATTTTGCGGGATTACGTATCTATAAAATGTCAGTTTCCAGGGAGTGTTAATTGGCCAGTGTGTCCTTAATGGGAATAACAAGCCAAAGTTTAAATAACAAATTATGGCTTCTAGGCATAACATAACTCTTATCAAATAATCACCACCATAACCTCTCACCTCTTCCATCCATGGTTGTGACTCCAGGACAAACTGTCAGGGGCACTATTGCTAAAGGCGCCCTTCTTTGTAGAAGTCAGAAATTTCAttgttattgaaatatatttgaaagtttaagttaaacaaaagcaaatgtgacagaaaaaataaaacttacaatcATGATTATATGTGGGTTAAATGTCTCATCATTGCCTATGTTGCCTTGTGACAATCTGTAAGTTCTGGACACATGAATTTCTTGCACAGAAACTGCAGTAATAACACCATCAGTAGAAGTGTTTCATTGATGAAACCAGACACAGAAGTGTATTTTGAATTGCAAAGCATAGTTATTCATTTGGTCTTATATTAATATTACTTCAAATAAATGATGGTTGTAATTTCCATGCAGAGTTGAAAATGAGTCAGTTAACTATGGAAACTCctggggttttttaaaaatgattttccctGGGTAATTTACAATATACCTTAATTGCTAATGAGATAACCCAGCATCCCTAAGGTCTTCCCAGACTCAACACATTTCATCATTGCTCTTTGGGGAAATGGCCTGTCATCTTTCACACTGCAGGTTTCTCTTCTCAGTCACATAAATAGGATGATTCTCCTTGGACAGGAACAGGAGTGTCTCCTGTATGATCCCCATGGCAAGTGGGAGAAATCTTGTAAGTAAAGAATAATTACATTCTCAGTGTTATTTaggtgaagagagaaagaaacattccctactttaaaaatcatgttgtatTTAAATTAGTTTACAAAATTCTCAAAGAAATGTACAAAAGAAGCTTCTGGCTTTTATATGAATTTTCTGTCCTTCAAAGTCCGAGACATGTTTAATCACATGTAATGAAATGTAcactagaaatgaaaatgaatatttgtgtttttaatttcacccCCAGAgttcataaattcattttaacaaacatttttaagaccCTAGGAAGTAGTTTATAACACCGCTATATACATAAAAAGTTCATGTCTGTGAAAGAAAGAGTTAACGTTTGTTTTACGAGGTAACGTAATAAATTCAATTTTGTGTACATGTGGTATGGGAAGTTACTGTTATCAAAGTCAGCACAAATGCCGAAAaattagctaaaatttaaaatctgagGCCCAAAGGATGAGAGGGCCAGAAGACCTAGGCTGTTAGTTTTCTATGAAAAATTGGTAAGGGAAGCCTTGTGacacaggaggaaggggagaaaggagagcccGTTAGAACACTCTGGGGACAGAGCTAGCAGGGAgggtgccctgggtgggggggtcAGGAGGGCAGCTAGGTGGTGTCTTTGGGAAGGCAAAGGGCAACGCTGACATGGGGGCACTAACCTGCCACTGagaattcaggaagaaaaataacgTGGAAAAGACCACTGGTTTGGAAGCTAGGAATTCATTTCTGTGCATGAGagacattgtttattttttttatttttattattaagattttatttaaattccagttaacctacatgcaatatttgtttcaggtctacaatttagtgattcaacctatacagcacccagtgctcatcacaagtgccctcccaATACCCATCATCTGTTCCTCCAGCCTCCCACCCACCTCAGGAGAGACCTGTTTTAGTTGAATACTTGggttgagccttttttttttctttggtaaagTATAATTAATTCACAGTTTTATGCtagttcaggtgtacaatataatgattcagtaaTTTTCTATCTTTCTCCAGGTTCATCACAATAAGTACactcttaatctccatcacctatttcacctatctcctccaccccccatctcccctctgttGATCagaagtttgttttctatagttaaaagtcttggtttttgtttccttttctctttgttcatttgttttgtttcttaaatttcacatatgtgtgaaatcatgtGGTGTTTTTCTTTCACTGGTTTATTTGGTTTAGGATAtaaactctagctccatctacctCTTTGCAAATGaccagattttgttctttttgatcgctgagtactatttatatgtgtatgtgtgtatatatatatgtatgtgtatgtatatatacacacataccattTCTCCatccatcagtcgatggacacaggttgcttccatatctcagctattgtaaataatactgcaataaacatgtgGGTTCATATATCCCTTTTAGTTAGTGAGTTCATTTTCATTGGATAGCTCAGTAGAGACATTACTGTATTGTAtgctaattttaatttcaatttttttttgaggaacctataTAGTTTTCCACAGTTCCTGCTTGAGTTTTTACAAAGACACCACTTTTTTTTAGGTACGAAAGGAAAGAGTCAGATGTGATCAGCAAAGTTTCTTTTAACAAATCTCACATATTCATGGATGTTTTCTCTGTGCCGATCCTGAGGGGAGTCATGAAATATGAACACAAAAATAACACAGCTCCCCCTCCTGAGGTGTTTTAACATTTCATATGTATGAGTCATAGAATGGAAGTTCTTGTAGGATGAGAGGAAGGACACAAACGAATATCAGAGATTGAATGtaaaatgaagagatggaaaCAGGAAGTGGTGGATGGTGGATACAAAGTTCAGATGAAAAATGGCATCTGAAGGGAAAGTGGGAGGAATGCTGTTCTGGGACCATGTGGGGAAGGGCAAATAGCATTTGGAAACCCAAGTtttgagatgaaagaaaaaagtttgacTTTAAAATCTAAAGTCAGttggtcacctgggtggctctgtcagttaactgtccaactattggttttggctcacgtcatgatctcgtggttttgtgcTCAAGCCccgcttagggctctgtgctgatagcatggagcctgcttgggattctttctctctccctctctctctgcccctcccctgctcatgctgtctctgtctctcaaaaataaatacataaacttaagaaaGTTTAAGATATAAAGTCAGAAAATTTACGTAGCAGAGTGAAAATGGAGACCCACACTGAGCCCATGCAGTTTAAGTAATAGAAAAGGGGTATTAGAGGTATGAAACCTGTGTTTTCTATGAACCCTTGAATGAAAGAGACAATGAGTAGTCACAGAGTCCAAACCCCCTTCCCAGCACCCCGATTAATAAAGAGAAGTCCACTAGATTTCATCAGCCTTTCATCAGGCTTTTCCTATGATATTTTGCAGGTTTTAGCCATGGCATAGAAGCCGACAGAAAACTGAGAGTAGGGATCTAGTAGACAGGTCGCCCTGGGATAAATTCTAGACCTAATTGGATAAACAGAACAAACACTCAATGAGATGTAAATACTGATGTGTTATTTGATTATATGATACGTTTCTTGCCAGCTATAATTCCACTAATATTGTTTATAAACACACTCGCTTCCaatatgttaatgttttattgtCACAGCTGATattaagaaataggaaaatggtCAACAATACCCACTTTGGTGGATTTATACTCCTTGGATTCCCAGGGCAGCCACAGCTGGAGATGATCATCTCTGGGGTTGTCTTTCTCTTCTACACCATTGCCTTGATGGGAAACATGGCCATCATCCTGCTGCCGTTACTGGATGAACATCTCCAgacccccatgtacttcttccttagGAATTTGGCCATCTTGGATCTCTGTTATATCACAAATATAGTCCCACAGATGTTGGTCAATGTCTGgggcaaagacaaaaaaatctcTTTTGGTGGCTGTGCCTTTCAACTTTTCACTGATGTGACACTATGCACAGTCGAATGTATGCTTCTGGCTGTGATGTCTTATGACCGATTCAATGCTGTCTGCAAGCCTCTGCACTACATGACCATTATGAACCCCCAACTCTGTCGAACCCTGGTGGCCATGACCTGGGGAGTTGGTGTTACTAATTGCATGATACTTTCACCCTATGCCATGAGTCTTCCCCGATGTGGGAACCACCATTTGGATCACTATTTTTGTGAAATATCTGCAATGGTGAAGATTGCATGTGTGGACACCACAGCCATGGAGGAAACCTTATTTgcattatgtttttttattttcctcacacCACTCCTTCTCATTCTAGTTTCTTATGGCTTCATTGCTATAGCTGTGTTGAAGATCAAATCTGCAGCAGGGAGACAGAAAGCGTTTGGGACCTGTTCCTCCCACCTCATTGTGGTGTCCATCTTCTATGGGACTGTTATCTACATGTACATCCAGCCAGGAAACAGTCCATCTCAGGATGAAGGTAAACTTCTCAGTATCTTTTATTCCATTGTTACTCCCAGCTTGAACCCCCTGATCTACACACTAAGGAATAAGGAGTTCAAGGGGGCCATGAAGAGgctgattagaaaagaaaaatgttccttGGAAACAACAGGACACTAATATCTTTTTATGAGAAGTTTCCAATTAAGAAATTGGTCCTGTGTAACATACAAATCATTGCCAAATTATTTTAGTAGTACTCATCACCTAAAAGTGAAAATTATACCTAAAATGTTGCTTACATTTTAGCATCAATGTCCCAAATTGCCAAGGGTTGATTCTAAACCAAGTATGTCTCTCAAAGTCACCAGTTATCACCTTTGATCAGTCATCCCCACCTGCAGCCAGAGAGCAGGCTCTATGGAGTCCAAGCATTGTActgtgaggggaaggagggaagactcTACCAAACTGGATTCAAGTTATAATTTATCAGATATCTTTAAATTATCATGAcactttaacaaaaagaaaaaagttaatgttcTAACTATAAGTTTTTACACTGACTCTACAATTTGTTCATGTGAAGACAAAATCATTTCTGTTCAGATCCTAAATGTTCCTGCCATgtctatttactttaaaataatcttaatatattatgtaaactggctaaaatatatttctacttGTAGCTGTTTTCTGCCTGAATCAGGACTTTCTCAAACTTAGCCtgtcaaaataaaatgtgagaataAATTGGATGCAGAGTTTGATATTATAACACTGCTAACAAATCATCcttgatttcaaatttctgaGTTCATTACAGCAGGTACATTaatctttttcattaatttgtaGTAAGAAAAcaatacatggaaaaataaataatgtgtttATTAGCTCTTTTTTATAAGGTCAGCATAAACTTGACTTCAAAATGTTACAGggatattacaaaataaaaaaaaggaaaaagaaagaaaatgaagggaatttttttcaatatctttcatgaacatagatgtaaacaTCCCTAACAAAAGATTAAGAAATCGAATCCAGAAATAAAGGTTAACATGTCAGTCAAGTGGGTTTACTCCCACTATGCAAGATTGGAGTAACATTGAAAATCAATCACCACATGATTCTGTTAGTATAATCcataatattaacaaaatgaaagtaaaaacaataaagtcATTTCCATAGATTCAGTAAAGCATTTCAACATTCATTTACTGGAAAACAAAGGCTCTTAGCAAACTTGGAATATAAAcaagttctgtatcttgatgatGATTAAGTTTCCATCTAACATATTTGAGGAGGAGGCTAAACAACTCGACCAATAGGATAATATGGAGTCCAGAAGGAGCTCCAACACATAGACAGCCAACCAATTAATGACTCTTGTGCCCCGTAGtgcaggagggagaggacagTCTTTCAATACGTAGCTCCAGATCAACTGACGTCCTTGTGGGAGAAAAGATACTTAAActtatacataaaaatcaatttcaaCTTGATTATAGATATAAGTAAAACAAGATGGATTTTAATGATATTATTCATGAATTTTGAATAGGAAAAGATCTATTAAATAAGACAGAAACTTTTAACCATAATAGAAAAATTTGACTAAATTGAAATATAGTAAAATTAAGACCATACCTTTGTGAAAAGTTCCATTAAGAGAGccactccgtgtgtgtgtgtgtgtgtgtgtgtgtgtggctggctggctgtcTCAAGGAAAGAATTTCCATCCAGACTATACAAAAAATTCctacaaatcaaaaagaaaaaaacagaaaatctaacaCAACAATCACATATCCAAATggacaatacataaaaatatacttaagttcagggttatgctaaatgaaataaatcagacagagaaagataaataccatatgatttcacttacatgtggaatgtaaaaaagtaaatcaaaaaaaaaaaaaaaaaagaaagctgaaacagacccataaatacagtgaacaaactgttgtcagaagagagaggggtgggggatgggcaaaatgagtgaaagggAGTGGGATATACAGGCTTCCAGGAATacaatgaataagtcacaagaataaaagaTACAGCACAAGAATACAGTCAGGGGTATCATAATAGTGTTGTGTAGTGAAAGATGGTACCTACACTTGTGGTGAATGTAGCATAGCATATAGAGTTATTGAAAGACTATATTGTGTTCACCATACTTCATGTGTTCACTATacttcaattagaaaaaaaatatttgcagataacactatactctatgtagaaaaccagaaagaatccaccaaaaaattgctacagCTACTACATGAATTCCgcaaagtcacagggtataaaatcaatgtacagatattggttgcatttctatacaccaataatgaggcatcagaaaaagaaatgaaggaatcagtcacatttacagttgcaccaaaaacaataagatatttaggaataaacctaactaaggagttaaaagatctatactctgaaaactatagaaagtttatgaaagaaattgaagaggatgcaaagaaatggaaaaaaaaatccatgctcatgggttggaagaacaagcgtcattaaaatgtctatactatgaaaagcaatctacacattcagtgcaatccctatcaaaataccattagcattcttcatagagctagcacaaaaaattctaaaatttgtatagaactacaaaagaccctgaatagtcaaagcaatcctgaaaaagaaaaaactggaggtgtcacaattccagattgcaagctatactacaaagctgtagccaTTAAGACAGGATGGtaactgtcacaaaaacagacacatagatcaatggaatagaatagaaaacccagaaattgacccacaactatatggttaagtcatcttcaacaaagcaggaaagaatatccaatagaaaaaagtctcttcaacaaatggtattggaaaactggatggcaacatgtgcaggtatgaaactggaccatgttcttacaccatactcaaaaataaattcaaaatggatgaaaggcctaaatgtgagacaggaaaccatgaaaattctAGTGGAGCACACAGATAGCAGCCTCTTTGGCCTCAGCTGGAGTAACTTCTTACTTGATAACATCTCCGgcggcaagggaaaccaaagcaaacatgaactattgggatttcatcaagataaaatcttctgcacccTGAAGGcaataataaacaaaactaaaaggcagcttacggaatgggagaagatatttacaaatgacatatctaataaagggttagtatccaaaatctatgaagaacttctcaaactcaatactcaaaacacaaataacccagttaagaaatgggcagaagacatgaacacacaACTTTCCAAGGAAGGCATCCAGGTggaaaacagatacatgaaaagatgctcaatatcactcatcatcagggaaatacaaatcaaaccatgatgagataccacctcacacctgtcagaatggctaaaattaacacaggaaaaacagatgttggtgagggtgtggtgaaaggggagccctcttgctgttggtgtgaatgcaaactaatgcagccactctggagagcaGTATGGAGGTCCTCAAGAAACCAAACAtggaactaccctgtgatccagcaattgcaccattagatatttacccaaagcatacaaaaatatgaattcaaaggGGGTAAAtacacctcaatgtttatagcagcattatcaacaatagccaaactatggagagagcccaaatatccattcactgatgaatggataaagaagatgtggtatatatatacaatggaatataactgagacatcaaaaggaatgaaatcttgccattcaatgacatgggtggaagtacaatgtattatgctaagcaaaataagtcaatcagagaaagtcaaataccatatgatttcactcatatgtggaatttaagaaacacaacagatgaacatatgggaagggaggaagaaaagagaagacagtgaAACAAAGCATAATAGACTCTtgatgatagagaacaaactgagggttgatggagggagggaggtggggcatGAGCTAGGTAGGTAATGGGtatcaggagggcacttgttgggatgagctctgggtgttgtatgtaagtgatgaatgattggattctactcctgaaaccaatattccactgtatgttaactaactaaaagttaaaaaaagagaaacagttgaaaatacaaaataaatgcaaacagaaAATACTTGGCCAATCATCAGGGTCAATTATAGTGACAAAACAGAGTCATTTTACACATTCAAGTATTGCTTCATGAGAATGCTGTATTCTATTCTAAAATGATGGTGTTTACTTAATGTTTGTATTAGCAAAAGTTTGAAGGCACACATGGGAATGATGTTACATCATATGAAACATAACACCTGAATCATCTGAATTTAAGGGCATTGGTGCCATCATCCAGAGCACAGGATATGATGAATTGGCTGTCTTCTGCATCGGCTGACTGAAGCTTGTACTTAAGGACAGTCTGTAGTCAATAATGTTGACAAGCTGGAAGTTTCCTGGTACCTTGTGGAATAAGGAATCAGTGGGCTCAGGAAGGTGGGAGTTTTGGAATCTGTGTAATGCAGAcggctctgcccccaccccccacccaccatggggagctccacccccacctccccacccaccacGACGGCTCTGCCCCCACCTTTCACCCACCACGGAGAgctccacccaccacccaccacagATGGCTCCGCCCTCGCCCACCACTGATCACTCACCACTCAAAGCTccgcccccacccaccacccGCCACGGACTGCTCTATCCCCTCCACCAGGTTCTTCTCTAAGAGATACTCGGGAACCTTGATTCTTGGTAAGCCCAGGACCACATCAGGCGGTGGGGACTGACTTTACCATTTCAACCTGTCACCTGAGAAGcattgtgggagggaggatgccTTTTTTATCCGGAGGCTGATGGAGTGATTCATACTGACCTGAATCCCCACTAGCTCGGAGGGCCTCACCTGGCTGACTTAGCGTGTTTTGCACTTTAGAGAGCTTCCTGTGTCCGGGGAGCAAGGACCTGGGGTGTGGCAGGTGATGGGTGTGACGGGTCTCCAGGTGGGCTGTGGTGGCACATAAACTTATTTGCAAGTCTGAACCTACCCAAGCACATGTATTTCCCTTGAAGCCTGAGCTGAGGGAAAGCGGACAGTTTGCCAGGTGGGTCTGAGTCCACGGACCGTGTTGTCCTTCAATAAGAGACACCTGGCGCCTTGAGCTCTGGGAAAGGTGGGGACTTGCTCATGCGGCCAGTCCACAGACTGGGGGCTGGTTGTCGCCAGTTTGAAGCTGCTGCTCAGAAGTACTGGCAGGGTTTTGATCCCCGCGGACCGCTGGCTAGGCAGGTGGTTCAGGACCGGTTTGTTCTGTACAGTCCTGGAGGACCCCACTGCCATTGGCGAGTGGGCAGGTACATCTCCTGCATGGGAGAGCCATGGGGGATTGTGTAGTCAGCGACTTAGAACAGGGCAAGTCCCTTGAGGTTCTGGGTCTCAGACTGGGCTGTCGGGGTTACCGTGCATGTACCCATTTCAAGTGATCTCCTACGTATCGGGGCATAGTCCCTCTGAAGGTGTAGTGGAGGAGTCTGCACTGATTTGCCAGGGCACGGCTTGTTGGCTGCAGGAATATCCTTCACTAAGAGACACCTGAGAGCCTTGATGACTGCTAAGCCTGGGACCACCAGGCAGCCATTCCAAGTAGGGACTGAGCTTGGCAACTGGAAAGGTGCATGCAAGCAAGAATTCGAGTGGTGGGCTCCCTCTGGCCTGGAGGTTATGAATGTGGTTAAGGACCAACCGAAACTCCACGGGCTCAGATAGTGCCCAGCTGTGCTCTATGAGCTGATGGGGTGCTTCCAGAGGAGCTACCACCACACAGGTGGGTTTAGTCAGGGGTCTGGTATGGGGCAAGTGTCTCGAGAGGCAGGTTCACAAGAGTAGCCTGGTGGGGTACATGGCACATGCCTATTTCCAAGTGCAATCTACACAAATTTGAATATTCCCTCTAAAGGCAGAGCAATCTGGAAAGCTTGCTAGGACTGATTCCAGCTTGCTGACCATGGTGTCTTCAATAAGAAACTCCTGGGAACTCATTTGCTGCAAAAGCTGGGACTTCAAAAACAGTAAGTACGTATTGGAATGACTCTCACCCATTTCCGTGGCTGCCTCAAAAGTAATTTCAGGGGTGGTCTCCCTCTGTGTATGAAGCAATGCATAGGTAGTTGGAGAGGGGCCCAGCTGTGCACAGGCAGTTGACAGATGAGTGCCCATGTGTGAGCCCCACAGGTCAGGGGAGCAAGGACCTGGAGCAGGGCAATGTAGGGGGAGGTCAGGACACAGTAGCAGACTCTTGTGGGTTCCTGCATCTGCCGAACCCCCTGCCCTAACCTCCACAAATGCACATATGCTCCCTGAAGTCTGCTGGATTTGTAGGGCTTACTTGCCAACAGTGTCTTTCATACTGGCTCACTGTGCAAGTATCTCTAACTAATTAAGGCTTTTTAACTTCCCATTATAGCAGTAATTTCACAAATCAATGCTAGGTTAATCATAGTGTAGTTCCAGgcaaggggagaagaaagaaataaagttcaAAGTAGTTTCGGTGTATTTATATAGGAAATCAGTACCTGGAGAGACACCTTAGCCAACTGAGATCTGACTCCCAGCTGCCAGAGTCACAGTACAGGTTTGGTGTTGCTGGAGCTCATTTCTAGGGAAGGAGGGTTGGGTGCTGATGGCAGGATTCCTTCCCAGAGGGGCCATTGCACGGCTTTTACCACTGCCTCTAAATGAGGCTCCTTTTCTGTGGCAGGAGCTAATTTTTCCATGTTGTTTTTGAGTGATGTATTAGATGAGCAAATTGTAGCCTTAGTCAGACAGAACACTCTCAGATAGTCTCCTAACTGTATGTATTTATAGTCTACGTGTCTCCTGTCACAGTGGTTTCTTCCTATGTCTTTAAAGGGGAGCCCCCAGCCACTGGGCTCCTGAGTTTTTTGGGGTGAGAGCAGATGAGACGATGCCATCCAGACACAACTTGCTGCATTCTTATACAAAAATATCTTTActcctaaaaacaatttttttgggCTTTGCTATAAATGGTTTGAAATTGTGTGAGACCAAATACACAACAATGTGCCTTGTGACTCACACACTAATCCATAGTAGGGCCTAACAGTACCATATGCAGTTGCCAAATGATTGAAAGGTAACTTCTTAAAACAGTGTAACTTTTTGTCACTGATGTTTCCAAGTAAAGGTCATTGTTAGAAGGCTCCCAGAGACCCTGGCTTGTGCAGCACCATCGCATGTGTTCAGTGGACTTAACGTCAGAATCTAGGCTGCCAGTATTTTAGACGATGCAGGGTTTTGCTCTGTTTTCAGTTCCTGGAGTTGTTTTACCTTATTATCAACTTCCAAATGTTCCTTCATTGTCTTCACTTCTGTAAATGTATGGCTCACATTTATTAGATTAATTTTTGGAGATCAATGTGAGTATCTCTCTGGTTATTTTAACAATTCCTTTATCTTCTCTAACCTCAATATCATTTCCTTCTCACGTCACATTCATGGCCTGTTCTAGTTGTACACATTCTCTCATgttgtctccttttttcctcttctgactCCAATAGGTTAGGCTGAGGCTTGGCTCCAAGCCTATACTATCCTGGTCCAAGCTCCTGGGTTCTATGTAACTGGTTGGGGAGGGTCAAGGTGATATTTATAAGTACTTGTATCATAGGTATAGCCATAGATCTGTTACAAAGGTATTTTCATTCCATTCTACCAACATATCCTTaggaacatgtttttttttttttttcctttaaggggTCTTTCTGTGGCCTGTAGGCTTCCTCCACTGTCTCATTTGATATTGGGGAACCACAAACAGGTTTTAAGCCAATGTCCTGTTTCTTCCTTCAAGTGCCAATACTCAATTTCACACTGAACCAGGGAACCACAGTCATGGGGATGTGCGGTATAGGCTTCATTCTGGCTGGTTGTCTGGTGTCTCAACCAGGACTGCCCCCAAGATTAGAGCTGTTCTGAGAGTATTGCTGACATCCACCATCTTGACTGCAACAGTTGTCAGTCCACATTGTTTCACGTTGTCtattagtatttcattttttaatgatttctccaaatgttttatgtggaattttctttgctttgtttactTACTTCCATGTGAAGTACATTTATACTTTGCAGCACACTGCTGGTTTTATCCATCTGTGTACTCGACACTGACAGCTAGTGTGGCATTTGTGTTTAAGTGAGATTGGTTCTAA from Panthera uncia isolate 11264 chromosome B2 unlocalized genomic scaffold, Puncia_PCG_1.0 HiC_scaffold_25, whole genome shotgun sequence harbors:
- the LOC125939504 gene encoding olfactory receptor 2W1-like: MVNNTHFGGFILLGFPGQPQLEMIISGVVFLFYTIALMGNMAIILLPLLDEHLQTPMYFFLRNLAILDLCYITNIVPQMLVNVWGKDKKISFGGCAFQLFTDVTLCTVECMLLAVMSYDRFNAVCKPLHYMTIMNPQLCRTLVAMTWGVGVTNCMILSPYAMSLPRCGNHHLDHYFCEISAMVKIACVDTTAMEETLFALCFFIFLTPLLLILVSYGFIAIAVLKIKSAAGRQKAFGTCSSHLIVVSIFYGTVIYMYIQPGNSPSQDEGKLLSIFYSIVTPSLNPLIYTLRNKEFKGAMKRLIRKEKCSLETTGH